The Amycolatopsis sp. DG1A-15b genome contains the following window.
GCGCACCGAAGCGGGGAAGCTGATGGGGCTCGGCGACGTCGGCGGCAGCTCGGTGCCGAAGACCACGCTGGTCGCCGCGCCGCGTGCCGGCGGCGCCGTCTGCACCCGCACGTTCATCCCGGTCAAGCCGCACCCGTCGATCGGGGTGCTCGGCGCGGTGAGCGTCGTGACGGCGCTGCTGCTCGACGGCGCCGCCGGCCACGAACTGCTCGCCGCCCCGCCCGGCGGCGAGCCCGTCGAAGTCGAGCATCCCAGCGGAAAGCTCGCGATCGGCATCGAGTTCGACACGACGGTCACCCCACCCCGGATCCGCCGGTCCACAGTGGTCCGCACGGCCCGGAAGCTGTTCGACGGCACGGTGTTCCCTCGTTCCTGAGGGGCCGGCACTGCTTTCGAGTGGCGCCGGCGCGGCCGTTCATCGCGACTGCCAGCGGAAGAACCCGGCGCCCTGCGCGTAAGCGAGGTGCCCGCCGAGCGCGCCGCCGGCGCTCGTCACGGCCAGGCCGAGCGCACCCAGCACCCGGCCGCGGGCCACCCGCCCGCGCGTGCGGGCGGCGTAGGACGCGCCGAAGAGGGCGATCGCGGCCGCGTTGGCCGCGGCGTGCGCAAGACCGACCCGGCGCTGCCGTTCGTCGAGGTCGGCGTAGTCGAACAGGCCCAGGAGCACCGCCGCGGGTGCGGCCAGCAGGCCGGTCGCGACCAACCGGCGGGCGCCCTCTTCCTGACCGGGCAGCAGGTCGAACACGGCCGAGCACAGCCACGCGCCGATCGGCACGGTGACGGCGAGAGGGTGCAGCGGATGGCCCAGCCAGCGCCCGCGCAACAGCCGCCCGGGAACACTCGTGGCGGCCCGGCGCAGCCGGTAGGCGAGGGCGGTGGCCGGAACATCGAGCGCTTCGGCATCCTCGACAGCCATCAGCACCCGATGCGGCGGAGCAGGGGTCTCAACACGATCGGCTCTCTGCATGCCGTCCCGGCTACCCCACCGGGCGCGGTCCAACCGCCCTCGCGCAGGGCGGTCCGAGCGGGCGGTCCCGCGGGCGCCGCCTCGCCTCCGCGCCGCCTCGCCTCCGCGCTGCCTCGCCCCGCGCTGCCTCGCCTCCGCGCCGCCTCGCCCCCGCGCGGCCTCGTCTCCGCGGCGCCGCCTCGCCCCGCGCGGCCTCGTCTCCGCGGCGCCGCCTCGCCCCGCGCGGCCTCGTCTCCGCGGCGCCGCCTCGCCCCGCGCCGCCTCGTCTCCGCGGCGCCGCCTCGCCCCGCGCCGCCTCGCCTCCGCGCGGCCGCCGCCTCCGCGTCGCCTCGCCCCCCAGCGGCCGCCGCCGCGCCGCCTTCGCCGGGTTTGTTCGACCGGCGCCGACCGACAGTGGCCCGGCCACCTTTGCCGACTTTGCCGAGCCGCGGCGTGGGCCGGCCAAGCGGTCCCGCGCGCGCCGCTCGCCGCCGCGGCGTGGTCTACCCTCCGCGCGGCGTGGTCCGACCAGGGAGTCCCGCGCCGCCGCCCGGCGTGTTCGCCGGGGTGTTCGACGGCGGCCCGGCCACCTTTGCCGGGTGCGGTTCGACCCGGCGGCGCAGTGCGCCGCGCCCGTGGCTCGGCCCGCCGCCCACCCCAGCCCCCCGCCGCCCGCAGACCCGCCGCCGTTGATGGTGGGGCGCTCTCCCACGCGCTACCGTGAGCGTCTTGGGCAACGCTCTGCGTGACACAGTGTGCCGGCCTCGGGGGTGGGGGGATGGGTGCGACGCGGTCCGCGTTCGCGATTCGCGGCTTCCGGCTGCTCTGGCTGGCGGGCCTGCTGTCGGTGGCCGGGGACCAGCTGGCCCGGGTCGCCTTGTCGATACTCGTCTTCCAGCGCACCGGTTCCGCCGCGCTGAGCGCGGCGACCTACGCCCTGTCGATGCTGCCCGCCCTCGTGTCCGGCGCGCTGCTGTCGTGGCTGGCCGACCGGTACCCGCGGCGCCGCGTGATGGTGGCCTGCGATGTGATCCGGGCGGTGCTGGTGGCGGTGATGGCCGTGCCCGCCGTGCCCTTGGCGCTGATGGCCGTGCTGCTCGTCCTGGTGCAGCTGGCCGAAGCGCCCTTCTCGGCCGCCCAAGGCGCCGTCCTGCCCGAGCTGCTGGGCAGCCGGTACGAGGCGGGACAGGCGGTTCAGCAGGTCACCACGCAGCTGTGCCTGGTACTCGGGTTCGCCGCGGCCGCGTTCGTGGTCACCGGGGTCGGCGCGCACGCCGCCCTGGCCGTCGACGCCGCCACGTTCGCCGCTTCCGCCGTGCTGATCCGCGCCGGCCTGGGCCGGCACCTGCCGCCCGCCGCCACCGAACGCGAGGCGACGTGGTGGCGCCGGATCGCCGCCGGTGCGGTTGCGGTGAGCCGGGACCGCACCCTGGGGACGCTGGTGTGGCTGGGCTGGCTGGCGTTGTTCACCGTCGTCCCCGAGGGGCTCGCGGTCCCGTTCGCCCAGCAGGCCGGGGTCGGCGGCGAATGGATCGGGGTGCTGCTCGCCGCGGAACCGGGCGGCGCGGTCGTCGGCGCGCTGCTGCTGCGGCGGGTCGCCCGGCCGGTGCGGGTGCGGGCACTGGGCGTGCTGGCGGTCGGGACGGCGGCACCGCTGGTGGCCTTCTGGGGCCGGCCGGCCCTGGGCACGGCCCTGGCGCTGCTGTTCGTCTCCGGGCTGTGCTCGGCCTACCAGGTCACCGCGGGCGCGACGTTCGTCCAGCTGTCCCCGCCGCGGGTGCGCGGGCGGACCCTCGGGTTCGCGCGGACCGGCATGATCGCCGGGCAGGGGCTCGGGATCGTGGCCGGCGGCGTCCTCGCCCAGCTGGTCGGGCCGGCGGCGGCGATCGCCTGGGCGGGGACCGCGGGAGCGCTCGTCGCGCTCGCCGCGGCCGCGGCCTGGGCGCGCCGCAGTCCGGACGCCGTGTCGGCCGCGCTCCCGGCCGAGGCCTGATTCGTCACCAGCCTCTGTCGCTCATCGCGGGCTCCTTCCCGGTGGCAGGGGAGTGGGACTCGGTCGCGGTGGTTCACCAGCCCTTGTCGCTCATCGGCTCGCCTTTCCGTGCGGGTTCCTGCCGGATACCCCGGAATGGTCTCAGCCGCCCGGTCGGGTCGCGATGGCAGGAAACACCTGACATCCGGCCGTGACGCGACTACCCTGGGCAATCGGGGCATCACCGGCGCGGGGGAGGCGCTGCGATGGGGGAAAGCGTGGTCACCGGCGGGGGCCGGTCACCATCGGGGTGGAAGCTGTGGTCGTTGCCGGGTCGGGTGCGGTTCCTCGTCCTGGGCGTGGACCTGCTGGCGCTCGGCGTGCTGGCGCTCGCCGCCCGCGCGGCACCGACACCGGAGCAGTGGGTGACGGCGGGCTGGCTCGCGGCGGCGGCCCTGCCGCACCTGCACGCCTCCCACCTCATCGAACGGCGGCGGCGCGACCGCGCGGGCACGCCGTACGTCGACCTCTGCAGCGTCTGGATCTTCGCCGGGGCGATCGCGGTGCCCCTGGTGCTCGAACTGGTGCTGGTGGCGGTGATCTACGCCCACCGCTGGGCGCTGGTCAACCGGTTCGACGCGGTCCGGCCGCCGCACCGCACCGTCTACACCGCCGCCACGCTCGCGCTGGCCGCGGCCGCCGCGGCCGCCGTGCTGCGCTCGAGCGGCGTCCACGAGCACCTCGCCGGCGGCGCGCGGCCCGGCTGGGCCGACCTGGCCGCCGTGGTCGCCGCGGCGGCGGTGCAGTGGGCGGTCAACACCGGGCTCGTCGGCACGGTCATCGCCTGGACGGTCACCGTCGAGCACCCGCGCCGGCTGATCGGCAGCGCGTCGGACAACCTGCTGGAGGTCAGCCAGCTCGCGCTGGGCGTGTTCGTCGCGCTCGCCCTGCTCTGGTGGCCGCCGGCCGCGCTGCTGATGATCATCCCGACGTTCGCGCTGCACCAGTGCGTCCAGCTCGACCAGCTCAAGCTCGCCGCCCGCACCGACCAGCGCACCGGGCTGCTCAACGCGATCGCCTGGCACGAACAGGCCGAGCACGCGATCGAGCGCACCCGCGGCCGGACCGGGGTGCTGATGATCGACCTCGACTGGTTCAAGCGCATCAACGACACCCACGGCCACCCGGTCGGCGACGACGTCCTCGCCGAGGTCGCCACCGTGCTCACCCGGACCGTCCGGCGCGGGGACACGGTCGGCCGGTACGGCGGCGAGGAGTTCGCGGTCCTGCTGCCGGACGTCGACGAAGCCGAGGTCCGCGCGATCGCCGAGCGGATCCGCCTCCGGATCCGGGGGCTGCGCATCACCGCGCCGACGGGCGAGCCGGTGACGCTGTCGGCGACGATCGGCGCGGCACTGGACCCGTCGGAGCCGGGAACCGGCCTGGACGAGATGATCCGCGCGGCCGACGACGCGCTGTACGCGGGCAAGAAGGCGGGCCGGGACAGGGTGGCGGTCGCCGGCTGCTGACGCCGGCTCAGCTCGTCTCGCGCACTTCCAGGTGGTGCGGCGCGACGATCGACCGCGGGGGTTCCGGCTCGGCCGCCTGCCGCGCCAGGCGATCCAGGGCGAGTTCGGCGATGCGGTCCTTGTCCGGCGACACGGTCGTGAGGGCCGGCACGCTGTAGCGGCCGTCTTCGATGTCGTCGAACCCCACCAGGGCCAGGGATTCCGGCACCGCGACACCGCGGTCGGCGGCGGCTCGCACCGCGCCCAGCGCCAGTTCGTCGGTGAAGCAGAAGACGGCGTCGGGTGGCTGGGGCAGCGCCAGCAGGTCCAGCATCGCCCGGTGGCCGTCGGCCCGGTGCAGGCGCCGCACCGGCACCTCGAGCTCCGGCTCGGCCGGCAGGCCCGCCTCGGCCAGTGCCTGCCGGTAACCGGCGAGCCGCTGCCGCGCGGTCGCGTTCAGCGAGCGCGGCTGGATGCCGAGCGCCGCGACGCGGCGGCGGCCCGAGGCCAGCAGGTGCCGGGTGGCCTCGCGCGCGGCCGCGACGTTGTCGATGGCGACGTGGTCGACGCCGGCGGTGCCGTCGTGCTCGCCGAGCAGCACCAGCGGGACGGTGTCGGTGCGCGCGGCCAGCTCCGCGGGGGCCACCGCCCACGGGCTGAACAGGACGCCGTCGACCAGCTGGCTGCGCCGGCCGTGCAGCAGTTCCTTCTCGCGCTCGGCGTCCCCGTCGGTCTGGTCGATGAGCACGGTCAGTCCCCGGGCACCGGCGATCCGGACCGTCCGCGCGGCGAGCTCGGCGAAGTACGGCGAGTCGATCTCGGGGATCACCAGCGCCACCAGCCCGGTCCGCCCGTGCCGGAGCGTGCGCGCGGCCAGGTTGGGCCGGTAACCGAGCGCGTCGATGCTCGCCTGCACGCGTTCCCGGGTCGCCGGGGCCACGTACCGGAACCCGTTGACGACGTTGGACACCGTGCGCACCGAGACACCGGCGTGCTCGGCCACGTCGCGCAGTTTCGGGTTCACCGGCGCAGCGTACCTCTTGCAACGTGGCATGCCACGTTGCAAACTGAGCTGCCACGCCGTCGTGCTCGACAGGAGGCCCGGATGACCGCGCACCACACCGCCCCCGCTCCGCTGCCCGCCGCCGAACTCGCGGCGCTGACCGGGCGCCTCGACGCGGACGGCATCATCGGCTTGCCCGGGGCGTTCTCCCGCGACTGGGTGCGGCAGCTCGGCGAAGACATCGACACCGCGTTCGCCGAGGCCCGCGCCCGTCCGGGCGGCGCCGTCGGCCGCGGCCCGAACCGCTTCTACGTCGAGATCCACCCGGAGCAGCTGCGCGGGTTCGCCGAACTGGCCGGCCACCCGTGGATCACGGCCGTCGCCGAGGCGGTGCTGGGACCGGCCTACCGGATCGTCGAGGTGGGCTTCGACGTCCCGCTCGAAGGCGCGGTGGACCAGCCGTGGCACCGGGACTTCCCGATGCCCGCCGAAACCGCGCGCGAGGGGCGGCTGACGTCGCTGGCGGTGAACGTGACCGCCGTCGACACCGAGCCGGACATGGGGCCGTTCGAGATCGCGCCCGGCACGCACCGCGACGACGGCAGGGCGTTCGACCACGGCATGTTCCCGCCTCGGGAGGCCTGGTCGCGCTACCGGGAACTCGCGGTCCGCAAGTTCCCGCGGATGGGCGACATTTCGATCCGGTCGGCGCTCACGGTCCACCGCGGCACCGCGAACCACTCGGCGAAGGCCCGCCCGGTCCTGGTGCTGGGCCTCGACGCGCCGGGAGCGGGCAACGACGCCCGCCACGACACGGCGATGACCCGGCAGTTCCGGGCGGCGCTGCCGGAGTCCGTGCGCGCCCACCTGCACTGCCCGGTCGTCGACGTCCTGCGGCCGATCACCCAGAAGCACACGATCGAGGGGCTCGTGATGGGGGCTTGAGGTTTGGCGGTCCCGGACGCGGGCACCTGATGGCCATGGTTGATGCGGGAATCACCGAAATGACGGGCCGGGCCGGCGTCGTCGCGGCGCTGCGCCGCGTGCTGCTCGCCTTCGGGGTCGGCGGTGCGCTGGCGTGCCTCGCCTGGATGGCGTTGTGGCTGGCCATGCACGTCTGATACCTTCAGGCTCCGGCCCGGCGGGGTGCGCCGTGGCCGGAGCCCGAGCTCACTGGCAGGCTTCGCAGTCCGGGTCGTCGATGCGGCAGGCGGCACCGTCGGTGAGCGGGAAGTCGAAGTCCTCCAGCTCGGGCACGGCGACGGACTCTTCCGGAGTGGTGGTGGCGGACATGGCCCTCCCTTGTGGACGAACGGGTTCTCCTCGTTGTAGCGCCGAAGATCGCCGCGCATTCCGTGACGCGCGCCACACCGGCGCGGCCGCGACCGCCGGGTGTGGCCGGATCGCCGGGGATGCCCGCCCGGCCAGGTGATCTTCGGAACCGCCGTCGGCGCGGGCGCCGCGACTGCGTTACCGTCGCGGGCGGTGCGTCGGGGGAAGGCGGCAGATGACGATCCACCACGCGGACGGCCCGGTGCGCAAACGGGGACGCCGGGCCCACCGGCCCGATCCGGACGGCGGCCCGGTCCCGGCGTTCGCGCACGCGTTGCTGGTGCTCAAAGAGACGGCGGCCGATCCGTCCTACGATCGGATGCGCACCGAATTCGGGGCGGTGGCTTCGAAATCGGCGCTGGCGGCCGCCGCGCGCGGGCTGCAGCTGCCCAGCTGGGAGACCACCTGGGAGTTCGTGCGGCCCCTGGCCGTCACCGTGCTCGGCGAAGACGAAGAGCAGACCCGGCGCGAGTGGCGGGCCCGCTGGACCGCCGCCCGGCAGGACGGTGGCGACGGTGACGGGGCGGCCGAGCCGGAGGGCGCGTCCCGGCCGGGGCGCCACGGGTGGCTGCTGGTCGCCGCGGTCGTGGTCGTGGTGGCGGCGGGCGTCGTGGTCGCCGTGAGCTGGCCGCGGTCCGGCGGCGGGGAGCCGTCGCTGCCGATCGAAGGCGACGCCTCCAGCCTGGTCGCCGACGTCACGTACCCGGACGGCAGCCGGGTCCTGGTGAACCAGCGGTTCGTCAAGACGTGGCGGTTGCGCAACGCCGGCACGGTCGCGTGGCACGGCCGGTTCCTGCAGCGCCTGCCCCCGCTCGAAGGCCTGGACGTCTGCCACACCGATCCGCGCGTGCCGCTGCCCGACGCCGAGCCCGGCGCGGAGGTGACGGTCAGCGTGCCGGTCCAGGCCCGCGGCACGCCGGGCCCGTGCCAGGTGTTCTGGAAGATGGTCGACTCCGGCGGGCGGCTTTACCTGCCGCAGTCGAGCGGCATCTACTTCCTGGTCGAAGTGACCGGCTGAGCCCGGCCCCGCGGGGTCCGCGGGGCCGGGGCGCTCGTCGGCCGGCTGGAATCAGATGAAGTAGTCGACGTTGGCGATGAGGCTGGTGCCCATGCCCTTCACCCGGACCTCGAGGTTCGACGCGGTGTTGGCGGGCCACTTGACGGTCCCGACCCCGGACTTCCCGCACCCGATGCCCTGCCAGGCGTCGGGGTGGGCCGCCTTGCCCATCCGGGCCTCCACGCACGCGGCCTGGTTGGTGCCCGACTGCGTGTTCCACTCGACCCGCAGCTTCCCGCGCCAGCCGCTCGCCGGGCTGGTGTACGAACAGTGCTTGGACACCGGGCCCCACTTGGCCACCGCGCCGGTGGCCGTGCCGGAACACAGGGCGGACGTGCCGAGCGTGCCGGCTCCGGCCGGTGCGGCGGTCAGGCCCGCCGACAGGGTCGCCAGCGCGACGGCCGTCCCGACGACGGCGGCGGCGCGGCCGCGGGCCGGCTTGCTGCTCTTGGTGTGCATGGGAATGTCGCTTCCTTTCTCGACGACCGGCGGTCTCCGCCGGTGCCTCCGGAGACTCGCAGCGCGCCGGGAAGCGGGACAAGACGGCGAATGTCCGGGGAATGTCCGCGCACATCAGGACAATGTTTTGTGTCCGCGACGGCCGTCGTGGGTAGTCCCTTCCGAGACGATCACGGACCCGGCGAAAGGTGGCTCTTCGTGCCGCAGTGGGTGGAGGCGGGGCTGTGGGGCCTCGTCGGCGGGATCGCGCTGGTGCTCGGCGCCGCGGTGGCCTGGTGGGTGCGGGTGTCGCGGCGGGTCGTGGCCGGGATCATGGCCTTCGGGGCCGGCGTGCTCATCTCCGCGCTCTCGTTCGACCTCGTCGACGAAGCCCAGCGGTCCGGCGGGCTCGGGCCGACCGCGGGCGGCTTCCTCGGCGGCGCCGCCGTGTACGTCCTGATCAACGTGCTGCTGGCCCGGCGCGGTGCCCGGCACCGCAAGCGTTCCGGTGGGCAGCAACCGTCCGAACAGGACACCGCGGGCAGCGGGGCCGCCATTGCCGTCGGTGCCCTGCTCGACGGCATCCCGGAGTCCGTCGTGCTCGGCGTGTCGCTGCTCGGTGGCGGGGGCATCGGGGTCACCGTGCTCGCCGCCGTGTTCATTTCGAACGTCCCCGAAGGCCTGTCCAGCGCCGCCGGCATGAAGACCGCCGGTCGCGGGGCGCGGTACGTCTTCGGGGTCTGGAGCGGCATCGCGGTCGCCAGCGGGGTGGCGGCGCTGGCCGGCAACCTCCTGCTGCGGACGGCGTCCCCTGCGACCGTCGCCGCCATCACGGCGGTGGCCGCGGGGGCGATCCTCGCCATGATCGCCGACACCATGATCCCCGAGGCGTTCGAACGCACCGAGCTCTACACCGGCCTGCTCGCCACCATCGGCTTCCTCACCGCGTTCGTCATCGGGCACGCCGGCTGAGGGCGACCGCGACCACGACACCCGCCGCGGTGAACAACGCGGTGGCCAGGGGGCTCAGGAACTTCGAAAGGCTCGGCGCGCTGCCCGGCCCGGCCAGCCACGCCGTCAGCGCGCCGGCGTAGACGGCGGCGAGGGCGGCGGCCCACCGGCGGTGCACCCGCCGCCGCAGCGAACCGATCAGCACGACGGCGATCGGCACGCCGGACAGCAGCGCGAACTGGCCGGCCACCAGGACCGGGACGGCCCAGGCCGCGACGAGAACGGCCTTCGAGGTGCGGGGCGGGGCGGTGACAGTCATCGTCTTCTCCATCTCGGGAACGAAGCTCAGCGGGCTTCGGCGGTGGTCTTGAGATCGGCGAGCCAGGCGTCGAGCCCGGCGGCCAGGTAGCGGATGGCGGTGGCGGGATCGGTCTCGATCTGCTCGCCCGCCCAGCTCTCCTCGGTGCGGACGAGCACGCCGCCCCGGACCGGCGTGAACGTCCAGACGTGCACGCCGCGGTCGATGCGCAGCCCGTCGCCGATCGCCGGGCCGGTCCAGCGGACGCACCGGCCCGGCTGCAGCTGCCCGACCGTCGAGGTGATGACCAGGGTGGTCGCCGGGGTCGTGGGCGTGGGCGGCGCCGGCGTGGTCCAGCGGAACCGCGAACCCGGCCGCAGCGGCCCTGCGTCGAGCCGTCGCGCGCTGGTGACGGCCGGCTGCCAGGCGGGCCAGCCCCCGACGTCGGTGTGCAGCTTCCAGACCGCGGCGGCCGGCGCCTTGATCAGCGTCTCGGTCCGGTAGTGGAGCTGGGCGGCCGGATCGATGCCCACCCCGCGGCAGCTCACCGCCGTCGCCGGGGTGGCTCCGGCCGGGGCGGCGGTGCCCGCCAGTCCCGCGGCGACCGAGAACGTGAGGAGTGCCGAGCGGAGCCGGGTGCCGATCATGGTGTCCTCCGGGTGGTTAGTACCTGTTCGAATAGTTAGAAGCTATAACCAACTTGCCGTGAGTGTCAATAGGAAAAGTGATAGGCTCTAACAGTGATGAGCGAGAGCCCGCGAGAGCGCTATCGAGCCCAGGTGCGCGAAGAGATCAAGCGCCACGCGTGGGAGCAGATCGCCGAGGCCGGGGTGCCCGCGCTGTCGCTCAACGCGATCGCGAAGCAGGTGGGCATGAGCGGCCCGGCGCTGTACCGGTACTTCGCGAGCCGGGACGAGCTGATCACCGCGCTGATCCGGGACGCCTACCGCAGCCTCGCCGACACCGTCCGCGCCGCGCGCGACGCCGGGGCCGGCCTGTCCGGACTGGCGAGCACCATCCGCGATTGGGCGCGCGCCGACCCGCAGCGGTACTTCCTCATCTACGGCACGCCCGTGCCCGGCTACCACGCGCCGGGCGACACGACCGCGATCTCGTTCGAGGTCATGGCGGTGCTGATCGAGGCCTGCGCCGACGAGCCGGACGACCAGCCGCCGACGCCGTTCGACGCGCACCTCGAGACGCACCGCGAGTGGGCGGGCGGCCACCCCGCGCCCGCCGCGGCCCTGCACCGCGCGCTGTCCTTCTGGATCCGCCTGCACGGCGTGCTGTCACTGGAGCTGGCGGGCCACTTCGCCGGCATGAAGTTCGACCCGGACCTGCTGATCACCGAGGAACTGGCCGCCCTGCGGGCGCGCTGACTCAGCCGGTCTGTTCGCGGATCCAGTCCGCCACGACGTCGACCCGGGCGATCGTCTCGGCGCCCGGCTGCGGGCACGGCGGCCCGGTGTTGACGATGGCCACCAGGGTCCCGGTGCGGTCGTCGTCCGACACGAAGAACGGGCCGCCCGAGTCCTCGGGGCACGGGCCGTTTTCGACCGTGCGCTTGCCGACCGGCTGGGCCTCAAGGGTCGCCTGGCCGATGCCCGACACCGTGAACCGCCCGCGTTTGAGGTGGTCGGACGGGCCGAGCACGGTCGCCGAGAGCGAACCCCAGCCGGCGAACTGGAGCTGCTTGCCGACCGACGGCCGGCTCGTCGCCAGCGCCACCGGGACGATGTCGTCGATCGGGCGGCCGAGCTTGGCCACCGCCAGGTCGTTCACCGGCGACTGCCGGACGTCGACGACCTCGGTCGTGTAGCCGCCGGGATCGGTGTCCTTCAGGCGCCCGACGGTGACGGTCATCGTGTACGGCGGCCGCCCGCCGATCCGGACGTCCTTCAGGTCGTGGAAGCAGTGCCCGGCGGTGACCACCCACTGCGGCGCGACCAGCGCCCCGCTGCAGGCGCCGTTGCGCACCCCGCCGCCCGGGACGGGGATGTCATCGGACGTCAGCTTCGCGTTGAACGGCAGGGTCGGGTTCGGGGCCGGCCGGGCGGACGTGGTCACCGGCGCCGGGGCCGGCGCCGCGGCCGCGGTGTCGGGCAGGCTGTGCCCGCCGGCCGCCGCGGCCAGGATCGGGCCCGCGACCGTCACCCCGGTCACGGCGTGGGCGAACGCGAGGCCGGCTCCGGTCAGCACCGCGACCGCCACGGCTCGTGCCCGGAACTGCCGACGTCGATCCGAAGAGGTCCTCACACCTTTAATGCACGGCCGGGAGGCCCGAATGGTTGAGTGCCGGCGCCGGTCATCGGCTCCCGAACGCGTTCACGCCGGTCAGGCGACTCGAAAGCGCCCAGAGCCGGGCTGCCTCACCGGGGTCGGTGGCGTGGGCGCGGACCCCGGAGACCATGTCGGAGCTCTCGGTCGGTTCGGCCACGTCGCAGTCCTCGCAGTACAGGCCGCCCAGCCCGGCGAGCCGGGGCGAGGTCGCCGCCCAAACCTGCGTCGCCGCGCCCTGCTCCGGCGTCTTGAACCCGGGGTCGGCGAGCCGGCCGTCCTCGTCGACCCAGCCGCGTTCCACCATTTCGGCGCGCGTCAGGTGCCGCAGAAGGGGGGTGAGGATCGCGCCGGGGTGCACCGAGAACGCACGGACGCCGGCCTCCCGGCCGAGCGCGTCGAGGTGGACGGCGAACAGGGCGTTGGCCGTCTTGGCCTGGGCATAGGCGAGCCAGCGGTCGTAACCGCGTTCGAAGTGCGGGTCGGCCCAGCGGATCCCGGAGAGCTGGTGGCCCGCCGACGACACGGCGACGATCCGCGCGCCCGGCCGGACAGCCGGCCAGAGCCGGTTGACCAGGGCGTGGTGGCCCAGGTGGTTGACCGCGAAGTGGGCCTCCCAGCCGGGGCCGACGCGGGTTTCCGGGCACGCCATGATCCCGGCGTTGCCGATGAGGATGTCAAGGCCGCGGCCCGTGTCGAGGAACTGCTCGGCGAAGCGGCGGATACTGCCGGGATCGGCCAGGTCGAGCTCGGCGACTTCGGCCGTGCCCCCGAGCGCTTCGCGGGCTTCGGCGGGCCGCCGGGCCGGGACGATCACGTGGGCGCCGGCGGCGGCGAGGGCACGGGTGGTGGCGGCGCCCAGGCCCGAATACCCGCCGGT
Protein-coding sequences here:
- a CDS encoding trypsin-like serine protease gives rise to the protein MAVAVLTGAGLAFAHAVTGVTVAGPILAAAAGGHSLPDTAAAAPAPAPVTTSARPAPNPTLPFNAKLTSDDIPVPGGGVRNGACSGALVAPQWVVTAGHCFHDLKDVRIGGRPPYTMTVTVGRLKDTDPGGYTTEVVDVRQSPVNDLAVAKLGRPIDDIVPVALATSRPSVGKQLQFAGWGSLSATVLGPSDHLKRGRFTVSGIGQATLEAQPVGKRTVENGPCPEDSGGPFFVSDDDRTGTLVAIVNTGPPCPQPGAETIARVDVVADWIREQTG
- a CDS encoding SDR family NAD(P)-dependent oxidoreductase, which translates into the protein MTTHQHKIGSGFGHRTTAADVLHGRDLTGKLALVTGGYSGLGAATTRALAAAGAHVIVPARRPAEAREALGGTAEVAELDLADPGSIRRFAEQFLDTGRGLDILIGNAGIMACPETRVGPGWEAHFAVNHLGHHALVNRLWPAVRPGARIVAVSSAGHQLSGIRWADPHFERGYDRWLAYAQAKTANALFAVHLDALGREAGVRAFSVHPGAILTPLLRHLTRAEMVERGWVDEDGRLADPGFKTPEQGAATQVWAATSPRLAGLGGLYCEDCDVAEPTESSDMVSGVRAHATDPGEAARLWALSSRLTGVNAFGSR